In the Acidobacteriota bacterium genome, one interval contains:
- a CDS encoding methyltransferase domain-containing protein: MISSRLLPLVRCPECHAAPSDAGRVWRCPSCGRAFDTAGRHFLDMRPVATFAENTKYLDEALHADARHERVSPPLLAAGVRHWMLRRFLELDAGDTVVDLGCGSGRTLWWNRDVGAHLVGVDVSPYFAHEALDAFDLVLGDLRRLPFRDEAFTKAWSLDVLEHLSPAALAGMLREASRVLAPGGAMFVYTHVRKNSWIAGGLRAINALARGLERLGLIDMTQERLRKSDHLNPLADVPHLERVTAAAGFRIARVRYYTPLVGGFVENILVRVAERAMARRAAAQLGDRPGTDAAAAGVREARAAAKRRIAGAGPTYLALRLVTWAMRLDVWLFGRIRSGPFFALLVKERDASAMAPRATPESGGRQPADRAEP, encoded by the coding sequence ATGATCTCGTCCCGACTGCTCCCCCTCGTCCGCTGTCCCGAGTGCCACGCCGCGCCGAGCGACGCGGGCCGCGTCTGGCGCTGCCCCTCGTGCGGGCGGGCGTTCGACACGGCTGGCCGGCACTTCCTCGACATGCGCCCGGTCGCCACCTTCGCCGAGAACACGAAGTACCTCGACGAGGCGCTGCACGCCGATGCGCGCCACGAACGCGTGTCGCCGCCGCTGCTCGCCGCCGGCGTGCGGCACTGGATGCTCCGACGGTTCCTCGAACTCGACGCGGGCGACACGGTGGTCGACCTCGGCTGCGGGTCGGGCCGCACGCTGTGGTGGAACCGCGACGTCGGAGCGCATCTGGTCGGCGTCGACGTGAGCCCGTATTTCGCCCACGAGGCGCTCGACGCCTTCGATCTCGTGCTCGGCGACCTGCGACGGTTGCCGTTTCGCGACGAGGCGTTCACCAAGGCGTGGTCGCTCGACGTGCTCGAGCACCTGTCGCCGGCGGCGCTCGCCGGCATGCTCCGCGAGGCGTCACGCGTGCTGGCGCCCGGCGGGGCGATGTTCGTCTACACCCACGTGCGGAAGAACTCGTGGATCGCGGGAGGCCTCCGCGCGATCAACGCGCTCGCGCGCGGCCTCGAGCGCCTCGGCCTCATCGACATGACGCAGGAGCGGCTGCGCAAGTCGGACCACCTGAACCCGCTCGCCGACGTCCCGCACCTCGAGCGCGTGACGGCCGCCGCGGGATTCCGAATCGCCCGGGTGCGCTACTACACGCCGCTTGTCGGCGGGTTCGTCGAGAACATTCTGGTGCGCGTGGCCGAGCGCGCCATGGCGCGGCGGGCGGCCGCGCAGCTCGGCGATCGACCGGGCACCGACGCGGCCGCGGCCGGCGTTCGCGAGGCTCGGGCGGCCGCGAAGCGGCGCATCGCGGGCGCCGGGCCCACCTACCTCGCCCTGCGCCTGGTCACGTGGGCGATGCGCCTCGACGTCTGGCTCTTCGGCCGGATCCGCTCGGGGCCGTTCTTCGCCCTGCTGGTCAAGGAGCGGGACGCCTCGGCGATGGCGCCGCGGGCCACGCCCGAATCTGGTGGCCGGCAGCCTGCCGACCGGGCGGAACCCTGA